From Medicago truncatula cultivar Jemalong A17 chromosome 7, MtrunA17r5.0-ANR, whole genome shotgun sequence, a single genomic window includes:
- the LOC25499205 gene encoding E3 ubiquitin protein ligase DRIP2 isoform X2: protein MSNDVVKVKRETIAACMTCPLCNNLFKQPTTISECLHTFCRKCIYDKFTDEDLECCPVCNIDLGCVPLEKLRPDHTKQDVRAKIFPLKGRKVKAPEPEAVAASEPLPAKRKERSLSSLVVNTPRVSVQTTMTGRRTKPTRKASSLRSSSFSIDKSIKKEAELLDDCPESSSSPEASNKLRQNNGQSEGSQSAPNRVTENDSKTCDAKMDLWKPLNCLVEVASRTKSLKSNNIQGSDAKPEPAQANESGSQVQKIKNKEKKRKAKVEDESISPFPVSSDTAKPNKLRRVRRKKEPFGESGISPQAVVDSTGSKLFKGGPIWFSLVASENQEGDTPLPQIPASYVRIKDGSVPVSFIQKYLMKKLDLTNETEIEIICMGQPVLPTLTLHNLVELWLDSTASTSHRIPAIIGSSAKDFVMVLAYARKSPRP from the exons ATGTCGAATGATGTTGTGAAAGTGAAGAGAGAAACGATTGCAGCATGCATGACCTGTCCACTATGTAACAATTTGTTCAAACAACCTACAACTATATCTGAATGTCTTCACACGT TTTGCAGGAAATGCATTTATGACAAATTTACTGATGAGGATTTGGAATGCTGTCCAGTATGCAACATTGATTTGGGTTGTGTTCCACTTGAGAAACTAAG GCCTGACCACACTAAGCAAGATGTAAGGGCCAAAATCTTCCCCTTAAAGGGAAGAAAGGTGAAAGCACCTGAACCTGAAGCTGTCGCCGCCTCAGAACCATTGCCAGCTAAAAGAAAGGAGAGATCTCTTTCGTCTTTGGTGGTCAACACACCAAGGGTATCTGTGCAAACAACCATGACAGGAAGAAGAACGAAACCTACCAGAAAGGCTAGCAGTCTGCGGTCCTCTAGTTTTTCCATtgataaatcaattaaaaaagagGCAGAACTACTGGATGACTGTCCCGAGAGTTCAAGCTCACCTGAAGCTTCAAATAAGTTGCGTCAGAACAACGGACAG AGTGAGGGTAGTCAATCCGCACCAAATAGAGTAACAGAGAACGATTCCAAAACATGTGACGCAAAGATGGATCTTTGGAAACCGTTGAATTGTTTAGTAGAGGTCGCAAGCAGGACTAAATCTTTGAAGTCTAATAATATACAAGGGTCTGATGCTAAACCAGAACCTGCTCAAGCAAATGAGAGTGGCTCTCAAGTGCAGAAAATCAAAAATAAGGAAAAGAAACGCAAGGCAAAAGTTGAGGATGAAAGTATTAGCCCATTTCCCGTTTCTTCAGATACAGCAAAACCCAATAAATTGCGCAGAGTACGCAGGAAAAAGGAACCTTTTGGAGAATCAGGCATATCACCCCAAGCTGTGGTTGATTCTACCGGCAGTAAACTCTTTAAGGGTGGTCCAATTTGGTTCTCCTTAGTAGCTTCTGAAAATCA AGAAGGAGACACACCCTTGCCACAAATTCCTGCAAGCTATGTGAGAATAAA GGATGGAAGCGTACCTGTCTCATTTATCCAAAAATACCTAATGAAGAAACTCGATCTGACCAATGAAACTGAG ATTGAGATTATATGTATGGGACAACCAGTTCTCCCTACATTGACACTACATAATTTGGTTGAGCTGTGGCTTGATTCAACAGCGTCCACATCACACCGAATTCCGGCTATTATTGGATCCTCAGCAAAGGATTTTGTCATGGTCCTTGCTTATGCCCGGAAATCTCCACGCCCTTGA
- the LOC25499205 gene encoding E3 ubiquitin protein ligase DRIP2 isoform X1 — MSNDVVKVKRETIAACMTCPLCNNLFKQPTTISECLHTFCRKCIYDKFTDEDLECCPVCNIDLGCVPLEKLRPDHTKQDVRAKIFPLKGRKVKAPEPEAVAASEPLPAKRKERSLSSLVVNTPRVSVQTTMTGRRTKPTRKASSLRSSSFSIDKSIKKEAELLDDCPESSSSPEASNKLRQNNGQQSEGSQSAPNRVTENDSKTCDAKMDLWKPLNCLVEVASRTKSLKSNNIQGSDAKPEPAQANESGSQVQKIKNKEKKRKAKVEDESISPFPVSSDTAKPNKLRRVRRKKEPFGESGISPQAVVDSTGSKLFKGGPIWFSLVASENQEGDTPLPQIPASYVRIKDGSVPVSFIQKYLMKKLDLTNETEIEIICMGQPVLPTLTLHNLVELWLDSTASTSHRIPAIIGSSAKDFVMVLAYARKSPRP, encoded by the exons ATGTCGAATGATGTTGTGAAAGTGAAGAGAGAAACGATTGCAGCATGCATGACCTGTCCACTATGTAACAATTTGTTCAAACAACCTACAACTATATCTGAATGTCTTCACACGT TTTGCAGGAAATGCATTTATGACAAATTTACTGATGAGGATTTGGAATGCTGTCCAGTATGCAACATTGATTTGGGTTGTGTTCCACTTGAGAAACTAAG GCCTGACCACACTAAGCAAGATGTAAGGGCCAAAATCTTCCCCTTAAAGGGAAGAAAGGTGAAAGCACCTGAACCTGAAGCTGTCGCCGCCTCAGAACCATTGCCAGCTAAAAGAAAGGAGAGATCTCTTTCGTCTTTGGTGGTCAACACACCAAGGGTATCTGTGCAAACAACCATGACAGGAAGAAGAACGAAACCTACCAGAAAGGCTAGCAGTCTGCGGTCCTCTAGTTTTTCCATtgataaatcaattaaaaaagagGCAGAACTACTGGATGACTGTCCCGAGAGTTCAAGCTCACCTGAAGCTTCAAATAAGTTGCGTCAGAACAACGGACAG CAGAGTGAGGGTAGTCAATCCGCACCAAATAGAGTAACAGAGAACGATTCCAAAACATGTGACGCAAAGATGGATCTTTGGAAACCGTTGAATTGTTTAGTAGAGGTCGCAAGCAGGACTAAATCTTTGAAGTCTAATAATATACAAGGGTCTGATGCTAAACCAGAACCTGCTCAAGCAAATGAGAGTGGCTCTCAAGTGCAGAAAATCAAAAATAAGGAAAAGAAACGCAAGGCAAAAGTTGAGGATGAAAGTATTAGCCCATTTCCCGTTTCTTCAGATACAGCAAAACCCAATAAATTGCGCAGAGTACGCAGGAAAAAGGAACCTTTTGGAGAATCAGGCATATCACCCCAAGCTGTGGTTGATTCTACCGGCAGTAAACTCTTTAAGGGTGGTCCAATTTGGTTCTCCTTAGTAGCTTCTGAAAATCA AGAAGGAGACACACCCTTGCCACAAATTCCTGCAAGCTATGTGAGAATAAA GGATGGAAGCGTACCTGTCTCATTTATCCAAAAATACCTAATGAAGAAACTCGATCTGACCAATGAAACTGAG ATTGAGATTATATGTATGGGACAACCAGTTCTCCCTACATTGACACTACATAATTTGGTTGAGCTGTGGCTTGATTCAACAGCGTCCACATCACACCGAATTCCGGCTATTATTGGATCCTCAGCAAAGGATTTTGTCATGGTCCTTGCTTATGCCCGGAAATCTCCACGCCCTTGA